From one Coleofasciculus sp. FACHB-1120 genomic stretch:
- a CDS encoding non-ribosomal peptide synthetase, whose product MQTINGFRVSPQQRYLWLLQQDSAAYCAQCAILIEGNLKTTALKEAVQEIINRHEILRTSFHREPGIKVPIQVVSDRFHITSWHSINLSNCNPQEQKAKIEAILQEERRSISTSEPTGSLLRASLITLSDDKHILIVTLPSLCADSWTLKNLVQEISQRYVANLQGEIAEEEVVQYVQFSEWQNQLLKDEEDLTGKEYWNQQDFSNLANLKLPLEKKLLGLPANFELNSIECQIEPDLVAKITAIAQKYNISISAVLLTCWKTLLCRLTREPNIIVSTGFNGRKYEELEPALGLFTKFLPLRSHLENSFTFREIVQQVQQSVSDADNWQEYFCREDISTATLSGFPFGFEFEEQLNKYSAGDLSFSLYQQYVCCDRFKVKLSCVRRDESLSAKFDYDASIISVEAIQSLAEQFHALVESAANNPETAVGELNILSDRSRHQLLVEFNNTQVDYPQSKCIHQLFEEQAERTPDNIAVVFENQQLTYRELNARANQIAHHLQKLGVQPEVVVGICVERSLEIVIGLLGILKAGGAYLPLDPAMPTERLSLMLQDAQVPVLLTQKQFLEIPQHSAKVVCLDTELETIEVESQNSIQNPSNLAYVIYTSGSTGTPKGVAVEHQQLLNYVNGIINRVDLPAGASYAIISTFAADLGHTVVFPALCTGGCLHIISQERATDPEALANYFQQHPVDCLKIVPSHLSALLTASNPAHILPRKRLILGGEALSWNLIETIQKQASDCQIFNHYGPTEATVGVLTYQVAGQKAEQNSETVPLGRPIPNTEIYILDAHLQPVPIGVPGELYIGGACLARGYLNQPELTAKKFIANPLNQNLTIQPSPLVGEENCSPPLLGEGLGERSESRLYKTGDLARYLPDGNIEFLGRIDDQVKIRGFRVELGEIEAVLSQHPSVRQSIVLLRENVGQRLVAYIVSNSALINDNDLRSFLKEKLPDYMVPSAFVMLKALPLTPNGKIDRSALPAPETIKPVADTFVAPRNSVEEVLAGIWVQLLKLQKVGIYDNFFDLGGHSLLIPQLLAKVRETFQIELSLRDFFDALTIADLGKSIEMKQGVIPFVSPASKLNLNAEAVLDPTIRPDSIPIELVTEPNCIFLTGATGFLGAFLLSELLQQTQADIYCLVRATNTESGKERLQNSLESYLLWEERFNSRIIPILGDLSQPLLGLSNDKFREMGSQIDVIYHNGALVNFTFPYSALKPANVLGTQEVLRLASLLKIKPVHFISTIGVISAADSGLQIVREQDRIDDWEGINSGYTQSKWVAEKLVTIASERGLPISIYRPGRISGHSQTGACNPDDHTFRMIKGCIQIGSAPKRSTMVNLISGDYASQAIVHLSRQKASLGKVFHIVNPRPIQWNELVNLIRSFGYPLRQISDEQWRGELGNLAERSPDNALYPLLPTFSESESHQTSSSESVIRHIDCQNTRTGLEGTSIVCPPVNRELLSTYFSYLIRSGFLKAPEMIGIQTS is encoded by the coding sequence ATGCAAACAATTAATGGATTTCGGGTATCTCCTCAACAAAGGTATCTTTGGTTATTGCAACAAGATAGCGCTGCTTATTGCGCCCAATGTGCCATTTTGATAGAGGGCAATCTCAAGACAACAGCTTTAAAAGAAGCTGTGCAGGAAATCATAAATCGGCACGAAATCCTCAGGACAAGTTTCCATCGAGAACCAGGGATAAAAGTACCAATCCAAGTAGTTAGTGATCGCTTCCACATCACCTCTTGGCATTCCATCAATCTAAGCAATTGCAATCCCCAGGAACAAAAAGCAAAAATCGAGGCAATTCTTCAAGAAGAAAGACGTTCAATTTCTACTTCCGAACCTACTGGTTCGCTACTGCGTGCATCTTTAATTACTCTGTCGGATGACAAACATATTTTAATTGTTACTTTGCCTTCCCTTTGCGCTGACAGTTGGACATTGAAGAATCTGGTCCAAGAAATTAGTCAAAGATATGTCGCAAATCTTCAAGGTGAAATAGCCGAGGAAGAAGTTGTGCAATACGTGCAATTTTCCGAGTGGCAGAATCAATTGCTTAAGGATGAAGAGGATTTAACAGGTAAAGAATACTGGAACCAGCAAGATTTCTCTAACTTGGCTAATTTAAAGCTACCTTTAGAGAAGAAATTGCTTGGCTTACCCGCTAATTTTGAACTAAACTCTATCGAGTGCCAGATTGAGCCGGATTTAGTTGCCAAAATTACAGCGATCGCGCAAAAATACAATATTTCTATTTCAGCCGTTTTACTCACTTGCTGGAAAACTCTACTTTGTCGGCTAACTAGAGAGCCAAATATTATTGTTAGCACTGGTTTTAATGGTCGAAAATATGAAGAATTAGAGCCAGCGCTAGGACTGTTTACCAAATTCTTACCGCTTCGCAGTCATCTAGAAAACAGCTTTACATTCAGGGAAATCGTACAGCAAGTTCAGCAGTCTGTAAGCGATGCCGATAACTGGCAAGAGTATTTCTGCCGGGAAGATATTAGCACTGCAACCTTATCCGGTTTCCCCTTTGGTTTCGAGTTTGAAGAACAGCTAAACAAATATTCTGCTGGTGATTTATCATTTTCGCTTTACCAGCAGTACGTCTGCTGCGATCGCTTCAAAGTAAAACTCTCTTGCGTGCGTCGGGATGAGTCGCTGAGTGCAAAGTTTGACTATGATGCCAGCATCATCAGTGTAGAGGCAATTCAATCCTTAGCAGAACAATTTCATGCCTTAGTAGAAAGTGCTGCTAACAACCCAGAAACCGCAGTTGGTGAGTTAAATATACTCAGCGATCGCTCTCGACACCAATTATTAGTTGAATTCAACAATACTCAAGTCGATTACCCCCAATCCAAGTGCATCCACCAACTATTTGAAGAACAAGCGGAACGCACCCCAGACAACATTGCCGTTGTATTTGAAAATCAACAATTAACCTACCGAGAACTCAATGCGCGTGCCAACCAAATAGCGCATCACCTGCAAAAGTTGGGAGTTCAACCAGAGGTAGTGGTAGGTATTTGCGTTGAACGTTCCCTGGAAATAGTAATTGGATTGCTTGGCATTCTCAAAGCAGGTGGTGCATATCTACCGCTAGATCCGGCAATGCCAACAGAACGCCTCTCCTTGATGTTGCAAGATGCTCAAGTGCCAGTGTTGTTAACTCAAAAACAATTTTTAGAAATTCCCCAACACAGCGCCAAGGTCGTATGTCTGGATACAGAATTGGAAACCATAGAAGTCGAAAGTCAAAATTCCATCCAAAATCCCTCAAACCTCGCTTATGTAATCTACACCTCCGGTTCCACTGGCACGCCTAAAGGAGTTGCCGTCGAGCATCAACAACTACTGAATTATGTCAACGGTATTATCAACAGAGTAGATTTGCCAGCAGGTGCTAGTTATGCCATTATTTCCACCTTCGCCGCCGATTTAGGTCATACAGTTGTTTTCCCGGCGTTGTGTACGGGTGGATGTCTCCATATAATCTCGCAAGAACGCGCAACTGACCCAGAGGCCCTGGCAAATTACTTTCAACAACATCCAGTTGATTGTCTCAAGATTGTTCCTTCTCACTTATCTGCTTTACTGACAGCTTCTAACCCCGCGCACATCTTACCTAGAAAGCGATTAATCCTTGGTGGTGAAGCTTTAAGTTGGAATTTGATTGAGACAATTCAAAAACAAGCTTCCGACTGCCAAATCTTCAATCATTACGGGCCAACAGAAGCCACAGTAGGCGTACTTACTTATCAGGTAGCGGGTCAGAAAGCGGAGCAGAATTCTGAAACAGTTCCTCTAGGTCGTCCAATCCCGAACACGGAGATTTATATCTTGGATGCTCATCTTCAGCCAGTTCCCATTGGCGTACCGGGTGAGTTATACATCGGCGGTGCTTGTTTGGCGCGGGGTTATTTAAATCAGCCGGAACTTACAGCCAAAAAATTTATTGCGAATCCACTTAATCAAAACCTAACGATTCAACCCTCTCCCCTAGTAGGGGAGGAGAATTGCTCCCCTCCCCTACTAGGGGAGGGGTTGGGGGAGAGGTCTGAATCCCGCCTTTACAAAACCGGAGACTTGGCTCGTTATTTACCCGACGGAAACATCGAGTTTCTCGGACGAATTGACGACCAGGTGAAGATTCGGGGTTTCCGTGTTGAGTTAGGGGAAATTGAAGCGGTACTGTCGCAACATCCATCTGTACGCCAGAGTATTGTTTTGCTGCGAGAAAATGTGGGACAGCGTTTAGTGGCTTATATCGTTTCAAATTCAGCACTCATTAACGATAACGATTTGCGTTCCTTCCTCAAGGAGAAATTACCTGATTACATGGTGCCTTCTGCTTTCGTGATGCTGAAAGCGTTGCCACTCACTCCAAATGGCAAAATAGACCGTTCGGCATTGCCAGCACCGGAGACAATAAAACCCGTAGCAGATACGTTTGTAGCTCCTCGCAACAGCGTTGAGGAGGTACTAGCTGGAATTTGGGTTCAACTTCTCAAACTTCAAAAGGTCGGGATTTATGACAATTTCTTCGACCTAGGGGGACACTCTTTACTCATCCCGCAGTTACTTGCTAAGGTGCGAGAAACTTTCCAGATAGAACTGTCCTTACGGGATTTTTTTGATGCTCTTACCATTGCCGATTTAGGGAAAAGCATCGAAATGAAACAGGGAGTCATTCCTTTTGTTTCTCCCGCCTCGAAGTTAAATCTAAACGCTGAAGCTGTCCTAGATCCGACAATTCGCCCTGACTCTATACCTATTGAGTTAGTTACTGAACCAAATTGCATCTTTTTAACTGGAGCAACCGGATTTTTAGGAGCATTTTTACTCTCCGAACTTTTGCAACAAACCCAAGCAGATATCTATTGTCTGGTACGGGCTACCAATACAGAGTCCGGGAAAGAACGGCTACAAAATAGCCTGGAATCTTACTTACTTTGGGAGGAAAGGTTTAACTCACGAATTATACCCATTTTAGGAGATTTATCTCAACCGCTTTTAGGGCTTTCCAATGATAAATTCCGAGAAATGGGTAGTCAAATCGATGTTATCTATCACAATGGTGCCTTAGTTAATTTTACTTTCCCTTACTCTGCCCTGAAACCTGCCAATGTGCTGGGAACTCAGGAAGTTTTGAGATTGGCAAGTCTACTCAAAATCAAGCCAGTGCATTTTATTTCTACAATTGGCGTCATCTCGGCGGCTGATTCGGGTTTGCAAATCGTTCGGGAACAGGACAGAATTGATGATTGGGAAGGAATAAATAGCGGCTACACCCAGAGTAAATGGGTTGCCGAAAAGTTAGTCACGATTGCTAGCGAAAGAGGACTTCCGATATCTATTTACAGACCCGGACGTATCTCAGGACACAGCCAAACAGGTGCCTGCAATCCCGACGATCATACTTTCAGAATGATTAAAGGTTGCATTCAGATCGGAAGTGCCCCAAAGCGTAGCACAATGGTGAATTTAATTTCCGGGGACTATGCAAGTCAAGCTATCGTTCATTTATCAAGACAGAAAGCTTCTTTGGGCAAGGTTTTTCATATTGTCAATCCCCGCCCTATCCAGTGGAACGAACTGGTTAATTTGATTCGCTCATTTGGCTATCCACTCCGGCAAATTTCTGATGAACAGTGGCGAGGAGAATTAGGAAATTTGGCTGAGCGATCGCCTGATAATGCCCTATATCCGCTACTGCCAACTTTTTCGGAAAGCGAATCTCATCAAACTAGCAGTAGTGAGTCAGTAATTCGCCACATTGACTGCCAGAATACACGCACTGGACTGGAAGGAACTTCTATTGTGTGTCCGCCAGTAAATAGGGAATTGCTCAGTACCTACTTCTCATATCTCATTCGCAGCGGATTTCTAAAGGCTCCAGAAATGATTGGAATACAGACATCCTAA
- a CDS encoding aspartate aminotransferase family protein, with protein sequence MQTIQSESTNSPISPQQKHLENLIERHINRTKTSKEFAQTYRPVLADNKTLVGFSFPLKEMFYPIVAKRSQGSKIWDVDGNEYIDVTMGFGVNLFGHNPLFIKEALQEQLEQGIQVGPQAECAGEVAQLISELTGMERVTFSNTGTEAVMTAIRLARAATGRNKIAMFSGSYHGHFNEALAKAKKVEGKVQTAPAFPGIPQNIVEDVLILDYGNPQSLDVIKSHSQELAAVLVEPVQSRRLDLQPKEYLQQLRQLTQELGITLIFDEMVTGFRIHPGGAQAWFGIEADIATYGKIVGGGMPIGIIAGKANYMDGIDGGNWNYGDSSYPQAKTTFFAGTFCKHPLAMAAAKVVLQHLKTQGVSLQEQLNSRTSHFVETLNNYFEMENMPIRMAHFGSLFGPASSGNASSSEESSSLSALDLLYYHLLDRGIMLRGGGGFLSTAHTNEDMERMVWAVKDSVEELRKGGF encoded by the coding sequence ATGCAAACCATTCAATCAGAATCTACAAATAGCCCAATCTCCCCTCAGCAAAAGCATTTAGAAAACCTAATTGAACGCCATATCAATCGCACAAAAACTTCAAAAGAATTCGCTCAAACGTATCGTCCAGTTCTAGCTGACAACAAAACCTTAGTAGGTTTCAGTTTCCCCTTAAAGGAAATGTTTTATCCAATTGTTGCTAAGCGCTCCCAAGGCTCTAAAATTTGGGATGTTGATGGAAACGAATATATAGATGTAACGATGGGATTCGGGGTCAATCTTTTTGGTCACAATCCACTCTTTATCAAAGAAGCTTTGCAAGAGCAACTTGAGCAAGGAATCCAAGTTGGCCCTCAAGCCGAGTGTGCCGGTGAGGTTGCCCAACTAATTTCTGAACTGACAGGAATGGAGCGAGTTACTTTTAGCAATACAGGCACAGAAGCCGTAATGACGGCGATCCGTTTGGCAAGGGCTGCAACAGGTCGTAACAAAATCGCCATGTTTTCAGGCTCTTATCACGGTCATTTTAATGAAGCATTAGCAAAAGCTAAAAAAGTAGAAGGAAAGGTACAAACAGCGCCAGCTTTTCCAGGAATACCGCAAAATATTGTTGAAGATGTTTTAATTTTAGATTATGGAAATCCTCAATCTTTAGATGTAATAAAATCACATAGTCAAGAATTAGCAGCTGTGCTAGTTGAACCCGTGCAATCGCGCAGACTTGATTTACAACCTAAAGAATATCTGCAACAATTAAGGCAATTAACTCAAGAATTAGGGATAACCTTAATCTTTGATGAAATGGTTACTGGGTTCCGAATTCATCCAGGCGGCGCACAAGCATGGTTTGGCATTGAAGCTGATATCGCAACTTATGGAAAAATTGTCGGTGGTGGAATGCCAATTGGAATTATTGCTGGCAAAGCCAACTATATGGATGGCATTGATGGCGGTAATTGGAACTACGGAGACTCATCATATCCTCAAGCAAAAACAACGTTTTTTGCCGGTACTTTTTGTAAGCATCCACTAGCGATGGCTGCTGCGAAAGTAGTTCTTCAGCATCTTAAAACTCAAGGAGTGAGTCTACAGGAGCAGTTAAATTCCCGCACATCGCACTTTGTTGAAACACTCAATAATTACTTTGAAATGGAGAATATGCCTATCCGAATGGCACATTTTGGTTCTCTGTTCGGTCCTGCTTCTTCTGGTAATGCTTCCTCCTCGGAAGAGTCTAGTTCTTTAAGTGCTTTGGACTTGTTATACTATCACTTGCTCGACAGGGGAATTATGCTCCGAGGCGGGGGTGGTTTCTTATCCACAGCCCATACAAATGAGGATATGGAGCGGATGGTTTGGGCAGTTAAAGATAGTGTAGAAGAATTACGGAAGGGAGGTTTTTGA
- a CDS encoding class I SAM-dependent methyltransferase has translation MSSATFYSNYDPFAQIYNESWGPDHIKTALPYLEHLLLPHLPEEGHILDLCCGTGQLAQYLRKKGYQVTGVDSSEAMLTYARQQASDSKFILSDVRFLKLPSTFHAVVSTSYGLNHVLDIDELISVFKNVYAALLENGLFVFDLSLQQRYQSSWNGSMLGDVKDDYAWAMVRNYDAEEQVGQINMTIFSKAEINWQRLDTTWLVKGYSIAEVQSALNDAGFEKVSVYNTESELAPPDEAGIVYFVCRK, from the coding sequence ATGTCTTCAGCAACGTTCTATTCTAATTACGATCCTTTCGCTCAGATATATAACGAAAGTTGGGGGCCGGATCACATTAAAACGGCACTGCCATACTTAGAACATTTGCTGCTACCACATCTCCCGGAAGAAGGGCATATCCTCGACCTTTGTTGTGGAACCGGGCAGTTGGCACAATACCTACGAAAAAAAGGCTATCAAGTAACTGGAGTTGATAGCTCTGAGGCAATGTTAACTTATGCTCGCCAGCAGGCATCGGATAGCAAATTTATTCTGAGCGATGTACGCTTTTTAAAATTACCATCAACCTTTCATGCGGTTGTTTCCACAAGTTATGGACTTAATCATGTCCTCGACATTGATGAACTAATTAGCGTTTTTAAAAACGTATATGCGGCGTTGCTGGAAAACGGCTTATTTGTGTTCGACTTGAGCTTGCAACAACGGTATCAGTCAAGTTGGAACGGTTCAATGCTGGGCGATGTTAAAGATGATTATGCCTGGGCGATGGTACGCAATTATGACGCAGAAGAACAAGTAGGTCAAATCAACATGACTATCTTTTCCAAAGCGGAAATAAACTGGCAACGTTTAGATACGACTTGGTTGGTGAAAGGGTATTCTATTGCAGAAGTTCAGTCGGCTCTAAATGATGCAGGCTTTGAGAAAGTAAGTGTTTACAATACAGAATCTGAATTGGCACCCCCCGATGAGGCTGGCATAGTCTACTTTGTGTGTCGGAAATAA
- a CDS encoding thioesterase II family protein, with protein MITDDAWIIFPKSKTQASLRLFCFPYAGGGALNFRTWSQALPVSVEVCAVELPGRGKRIWEAPFTQALPLVQAIARALLPYLDKPFAFFGHSMGALVSFEVARLLRREYGMSPVHLFVSGRSAPQIPPKELPIHALPEPAFIEELRRLNGTPEAVLENTELMELLLPILRADFAVLETYVYATEPPLQCPITAFGGLQDVKVSVERLEAWRQQTSADFSRQMLPGDHFFVQSAQPLLLQFLSRELESISRAVGK; from the coding sequence ATGATAACTGATGATGCCTGGATAATCTTTCCGAAGTCAAAGACCCAGGCAAGTCTGCGCCTGTTCTGCTTCCCCTATGCGGGTGGTGGGGCGCTAAATTTCCGCACTTGGTCTCAGGCTCTACCTGTGAGTGTCGAAGTTTGTGCTGTCGAACTCCCCGGACGAGGAAAGCGGATTTGGGAAGCGCCATTTACTCAGGCTTTACCTCTGGTGCAGGCGATCGCTCGTGCCCTTTTGCCATACTTAGACAAGCCATTTGCTTTCTTCGGTCACAGCATGGGCGCACTCGTCAGCTTCGAGGTGGCTCGTCTACTCCGCAGAGAGTATGGGATGAGTCCAGTCCATCTGTTTGTATCCGGTCGCAGCGCCCCTCAAATCCCGCCAAAAGAGCTACCTATCCACGCCCTGCCAGAACCCGCTTTTATCGAGGAATTGCGTCGTCTTAACGGGACTCCCGAAGCAGTGCTAGAGAATACCGAATTGATGGAACTGCTGCTCCCCATCCTTCGGGCAGATTTTGCTGTTCTCGAAACTTATGTTTATGCTACCGAACCGCCGCTTCAGTGTCCTATCACTGCTTTTGGTGGTTTGCAGGATGTCAAAGTCAGTGTTGAGCGTCTTGAGGCTTGGCGACAGCAGACAAGCGCTGACTTCTCCCGGCAAATGCTTCCCGGAGACCATTTCTTTGTGCAATCAGCCCAACCCCTGCTGCTTCAATTTCTTTCTAGAGAACTGGAATCAATCAGCAGAGCGGTGGGAAAGTAG
- a CDS encoding serine hydrolase domain-containing protein — protein MKVTRPTKDAKNFPFNGKRLSLSLVVLVGSLANFYAPISRMAVAQKPIGTGASRVVSADEARYIELSQQAEEKDHQEASRLQPTRAGVSGQTQQPSGRIVSNAKAFDPAKMESYLKQELTKKGAVGFSYAIVQSGQLVKSGAQGWARAPWEGKPLNPDPNAQKQPSVGLTATKRMTVASISKPITAVAVMKLVEQKKLSLDDKFYPLIKNKFPVAGKGVENVTIRQLLTHTSGLKAGVGCGNLPGLLSQGTSGNPYDYENSNFCLLREVIEKVSGQNYVSYVQTEILSKMTIANMSCQPDVNNPTLYYNTSKTPGKLWGDYSDSCSAFGWYASATDLAKFLAYIRYHKVLSKPTTEQMLSEGLGWKKTSGTRGTYYQHGGDWIASEKKGFTGVIMHFPDGIDAVVLVNTRGDFNKTTVMKNAYEAAFK, from the coding sequence ATGAAAGTTACGCGCCCTACAAAAGATGCCAAGAATTTTCCTTTTAACGGCAAGCGTTTATCCTTGTCTCTAGTCGTTCTCGTCGGGAGCTTGGCAAATTTTTATGCTCCTATCAGCCGGATGGCTGTAGCTCAGAAGCCAATCGGAACTGGAGCTAGCCGAGTCGTCAGTGCTGATGAAGCCCGATACATCGAGTTGAGCCAGCAAGCAGAGGAAAAAGACCATCAAGAAGCTAGTCGTTTGCAGCCAACCAGAGCTGGCGTGTCAGGGCAAACTCAACAACCATCCGGTCGCATCGTCTCTAACGCCAAAGCTTTTGACCCCGCAAAGATGGAAAGCTACTTGAAACAAGAACTCACCAAAAAAGGAGCCGTTGGTTTTTCTTACGCCATTGTGCAGTCGGGACAGCTAGTAAAATCAGGCGCTCAAGGCTGGGCACGGGCACCTTGGGAAGGGAAGCCCTTAAACCCAGATCCAAATGCTCAAAAGCAGCCAAGCGTAGGGCTAACTGCCACAAAAAGAATGACTGTTGCGAGTATTTCCAAGCCGATTACAGCCGTAGCGGTGATGAAATTAGTTGAACAGAAGAAGCTCTCGCTGGATGACAAATTTTATCCGCTGATCAAGAATAAATTTCCTGTCGCTGGCAAAGGTGTTGAGAATGTTACCATTCGGCAGCTTTTGACTCATACCAGTGGTTTGAAAGCCGGGGTCGGTTGCGGCAACTTGCCTGGTTTGTTATCACAGGGAACATCGGGAAACCCTTATGACTACGAAAACTCTAATTTCTGTCTGTTGCGAGAAGTCATTGAGAAGGTTTCCGGTCAGAATTATGTGAGTTATGTTCAGACTGAAATCCTGAGCAAGATGACAATTGCGAATATGTCTTGCCAGCCGGATGTCAATAACCCCACTCTTTACTACAACACCAGCAAAACGCCAGGGAAGTTATGGGGAGACTATAGCGACTCTTGTAGCGCCTTTGGCTGGTATGCATCCGCCACAGACCTGGCAAAGTTTCTTGCTTACATCCGTTACCACAAAGTCCTTTCAAAACCGACCACCGAACAAATGTTGAGCGAGGGATTAGGTTGGAAAAAAACAAGCGGGACGCGAGGCACATACTACCAGCATGGCGGCGATTGGATCGCCTCTGAGAAGAAAGGATTTACGGGTGTAATCATGCATTTTCCAGACGGTATCGATGCTGTAGTCTTGGTGAATACACGAGGCGATTTCAACAAGACAACCGTAATGAAGAATGCCTATGAGGCGGCATTCAAGTAA